A single region of the Oryzias latipes chromosome 21, ASM223467v1 genome encodes:
- the LOC101169248 gene encoding FERM and PDZ domain-containing protein 4 isoform X2 — translation MRRDPVLGFGFVAGSEKPVVVRSVTPGGPSEGKLIPGDEIIMINDEQVSSAPRERVIDLVRSCKESILLTVVQPYPSPKSAFISAAKKAKLKTNPVKVRFAEEVIINGQVPETVKDNSLLFMPNVLKVYLENGQTKSFKFDSTTSIKDVILTLQEKLSIKSIEHFSLMLEQRSEGSASKLMLLHEQEMLTQVTQRPGSHKMKCFFRITFVPKDPVDLLRRDAVAFEYLYVQSCNDVVLERFGSELKYDMALRLAALQMYILTINTKQTQKVSLKYIEKEWGLALFLPPAVLSSMKEKNIKKALTHILKTNQNLVPPGKKLTALQAKVHYLKYLSDLRLYGGRVFKSTLVQGEKHTEVTLLVGPKYGISHVINTKTNLVALLADFSHVNRIEMYTEDDSRVRVELHVLDVKPITLLMETVDAMNLACLTAGYYRLLVDSRRSIFNVAKNTNSHAAKVKQNYQAIECTYSVPHKGCEDRNNQRFSQDYSDQECEYLDHSRCEGQPMYITEIHHPQHSVHSMERAQCCGVPCSQTYLNIPRPKPQESSRNAKVSFIFGDPPLDSVNPQNLGYQRLMDEGPELADNHSPMYRRLEEDYKMMDAIEEGYQYSTKIFGPTECIEEPLLHDICYAETTDDAEDDDDVSCEEDMVVSDIDKPTLLSLSGSSDDIIDLTSLPPPPEANDDEDNDVLLHSLNMAIAAPPPGFRDSSDEDEQQGARAQAKEGCNDIPVSLIDSVPTHGAEAPGQPLDNAVVSTLQALEALAASEEQSPAQSESSRGVEISRAFSPDSSDSGNETNSSEMTESSELASAQRHSENHLRIHVAEGYHACEEKTTGSTADDHRQEETKSSAVGSSQIFPSDGGEMEPETMEIKSVSEFLTKMHMGSVTSRQKGKQRETESRIQGDVCSSSDKSLKSSQDSVKEEPPHLVGRYNTFTVRDSFYVNQLDLGRIHCKDRQQKWQQRAPGNKMAENLAPECVNDSQASHANRLTAKGEKQDLDERSQQLNAHFLSTTKRPIPAETDATLQDNEQKQIKHSQAEQDPTRLYEYHVNKRMSSIQGEGVHVLQSSQCSSIDAGCSTGSSSSVTPMDSPLCTTDNLHVLSESSLKGLNYIAADEKAYGPAMQGKSGHQMDPTLLRKIHAATSAEPGHSSTRDSSHRVPKIKETTACTQLKKAGKESSLAICNKTSTSTTNMSPFSLQRSTEACGLTLVSPESDPHALASHSSGSSDDPTTGNLRKPHKVRMVRRSWSTLMPGSRSLEALIEKTKATLTGKNEDLNLQSQDLQKMQRVFSAKTLPKSVSQGSVASDSPGGSTGASVLLQETTAHRLDVGTWKCRGPFSHCFLRRKPNTQGGHKDRDMPSHAPVFESSVSVRGKENPDCKSEKSNMTVHMDNMSLEERLAHIHSMKGKTYSLHTGFAIARKDALEMMGVFHYSENKKSTCDVPEAADTETCSQLLFAQAKVLSGACSRMATEYSSPEELLLTLTHSFHSLCCLMQACMSLMESLNTESERQEVVAKVDEVIVNYACLLKAAEVAAAGSPSDQTVNALTHYSATMSVVVNTLSHSLETLLNSKLLF, via the exons ATGCGGCGGGACCCCGTGCTTGGCTTTGGATTTGTTGCAGGCAGTGAAAAACCTGTGGTGGTGCGCTCAGTCACGCCAG GGGGTCCGTCAGAAGGCAAGTTGATCCCAGGAGACGAAATCATCATGATTAATGATGAGCAAGTCAGTTCAGCACCCAGGGAGAGGGTTATCGACCTCGTCAG gAGCTGCAAGGAGTCCATTTTGCTGACCGTTGTTCAGCCATACCCA TCACCCAAGTCGGCATTCATCAGCGCAGCTAAAAAGGCCAAGCTAAAGACTAATCCTGTTAAGGTTCGCTTCGCTGAAGAGGTCATCATCAATGGACAGGTTCCA GAAACAGTGAAGGACAATTCTCTTCTTTTTATGCCAAACGTCCTGAAAGTATACCTGGAGAACGGACAAactaaatcatttaaatttgaCAGCACAACATCCATTAAG GATGTCATCTTGACCCTGCAAGAAAAGCTATCCATTAAGAGCATTGAGCATTTCTCTCTGATGCTGGAGCAGAGGTCTGAGGGATCTGCCAGCAAACTCATGCTTCTGCATGAGCAGGAGATGCTAACTCAG GTGACGCAGAGACCTGGGTCCCACAAGATGAAGTGCTTTTTTCGCATCACCTTTGTCCCAAAGGACCCCGTGGACCTGCTGAGGAGAGATGCAGTAGCATTTGAGTATCTCTACGTTCAG AGCTGCAATGACGTGGTCCTGGAGAGATTTGGGTCTGAGCTGAAATACGACATGGCCCTCCGCCTGGCTGCTCTGCAGATGTACATTCTAACCATCAATACCAAGCAGACCCAGAAGGTTTCCCTGAAGTACATCGA GAAAGAGTGGGGTTTGGCTTTGTTTCTGCCTCCTGCTGTGCTGTCTAGcatgaaagagaaaaatatcaaaaaggcACTTACCCACATTCTCAAAACCAACCAAAATCTTGTCCCACCTGGTAAAAAG CTGACTGCCTTGCAGGCAAAGGTCCATTACCTGAAGTATCTCAGTGACTTGAGGCTTTATGGAGGACGTGTCTTTAAATCCACACTAGTT CAAGGCGAAAAGCACACAGAAGTGACTTTGCTGGTGGGGCCCAAATATGGCATCAGTCATGTTATAAACACTAAAACAAACTTGGTGGCACTTCTTGCTGATTTCAGCCATGTCAACCGGATTGAAATGTATACAGAAGATGACAGCAGGGTTAGAGTGGAACTGCACGTTCTGGATGTTAAG CCCATAACTCTTCTAATGGAGACTGTTGATGCAATGAATCTGGCCTGTTTAACAGCCGGCTACTACAGGTTACTGGTGGACTCTCGGCGCTCAATCTTCAATGTGgccaaaaatacaaaca gccATGCagcaaaagtgaagcaaaactATCAGGCCATTGAGTGTACGTACAGCGTGCCCCATAAAGGGTGTGAAGACAGAAACAATCAGAGGTTCAGCCAAGATTATTCCGACCAGGAATGTGAATACCTCGACCACAGCAGGTGTGAAGGCCAACCCATGTACATAACGGAGATCCACCACCCCCAGCACTCTGTTCACTCGATGGAGAGGGCACAATGCTGCGGTGTGCCCTGCTCCCAAACTTATCTCAACATCCCCAGACCTAAACCGCAGGAATCTTCCAGGAATGCAAAGGTCTCTTTCATATTTGGGGATCCTCCCTTGGACAGTGTGAATCCCCAAAATTTGGGTTACCAGAGACTGATGGATGAAGGCCCAGAGCTTGCAGACAATCACAGCCCGATGTACAGGCGCCTCGAGGAGGACTATAAGATGATGGATGCTATAGAGGAAGGGTATCAGTACTCCACCAAAATTTTTGGTCCTACTGAGTGCATTGAGGAGCCACTGCTGCATGATATTTGCTATGCAGAGACGACAGATGATGCAGAGGATGACGATGACGTAAGCTGTGAGGAAGACATGGTAGTGAGTGACATTGACAAGCCGACATTGCTCTCGCTCTCAGGTTCCAGCGACGACATTATCGACTTGACCTCACTACCCCCACCTCCGGAAGCCAACGACGACGAGGACAACGACGTGCTTCTGCACTCCCTTAACATGGCCATTGCTGCTCCGCCTCCCGGTTTTAGGGACAGCTCTGATGAAGATGAGCAGCAGGGAGCCCGAGCTCAAGCCAAGGAGGGCTGCAACGATATCCCAGTGTCTCTAATAGATTCAGTGCCCACCCATGGAGCAGAGGCCCCCGGGCAGCCTCTGGACAATGCAGTGGTGTCAACCTTGCAGGCACTAGAGGCCCTCGCTGCTTCGGAGGAGCAGAGTCCAGCGCAGTCAGAGAGCAGCAGAG GTGTAGAAATATCACGTGCATTTAGTCCAGATTCGTCAGATTCTGGCAATGAGACAAACTCCTCTGAGATGACGGAGAgctccgagctggcatctgctcAGAGGCATTCAGAGAACCACCTGAGAATCCATGTTGCAGAGGGATACCATGCCTGTGAGGAAAAGACAACCGGGAGCACGGCAGATGACCATCGTCAGGAGGAGACTAAATCCTCTGCTGTCGGCTCCTCGCAGATATTTCCCTCTGATGGCGGTGAGATGGAGCCAGAAACGATGGAAATAAAGTCTGTCAGTGAGTTCCTCACTAAGATGCACATGGGCTCAGTAACGAGCAGgcagaaaggaaaacaaagggagACAGAGAGCAGAATCCAAGGAGATGTGTGCAGTTCCTCAGATAAATCTCTCAAGTCTTCTCAAGATTCAGTTAAAGAGGAACCCCCTCACCTTGTAGGGAGGTACAACACCTTTACGGTGAGGGATTCTTTCTATGTGAACCAGCTTGATCTGGGACGAATTCACTGTAAGGACAGACAGCAAAAATGGCAGCAGAGAGCACCAGGAAACAAAATGGCAGAGAATCTTGCTCCAGAATGTGTGAATGACTCACAGGCTTCCCACGCAAACAGACTCACGGCAAAGGGAGAGAAACAAGACTTAGATGAAAGAAGTCAACAGTTAAATGCCCATTTCCTCAGCACAACCAAAAGGCCCATCCCTGCAGAGACTGATGCCACTTTACAGGATAATGAGCAGAAGCAGATAAAGCATTCGCAGGCAGAGCAAGATCCAACACGGTTGTATGAATACCATGTAAACAAGCGCATGTCATCTATCCAAGGTGAGGGAGTTCATGTTCTCCAAAGCTCGCAGTGCTCTTCTATAGATGCTGGGTGCAGCACTGGCAGCAGCAGTAGTGTCACCCCTATGGATTCCCCACTTTGCACAACAGACAACTTGCATGTACTCTCAGAGTCCTCCCTTAAGGGACTGAATTACATCGCTGCTGATGAAAAGGCGTACGGTCCCGCCATGCAGGGTAAATCTGGGCACCAAATGGACCCCACTTTGCTGCGGAAGATCCATGCAGCCACAAGTGCTGAGCCTGGGCATAGCAGCACAAGAGACAGCAGTCACAGAGTGCCCAAGATAAAAGAAACCACAG CTTGCACACAGCTGAAGAAGGCTGGGAAAGAGTCATCTTTAGCCATCTGTAACAAGACCAGTACCAGCACCACAAACATGTCACCTTTCTCATTACAACGTAGCACAGAAGCCTGCGGGCTAACACTGGTCAGTCCTGAGTCCGACCCTCACGCCCTGGCTTCCCACTCAAGCGGATCTTCAGACGACCCGACGACAGGTAACCTCAGGAAGCCACACAAGGTGCGTATggtcaggaggagctggagcaccCTCATGCCAGGTTCCCGGAGTTTAGAAGCACTGATAGAGAAGACCAAAGCCACACTTACGGGGAAGAATGAGGATCTGAATTTGCAGTCACAAGATCTTCAGAAAATGCAACGGGTATTTTCAGCCAAAACCCTACCCAAGAGTGTGTCCCAGGGTTCAGTTGCCTCTGATTCACCTGGTGGGTCAACAGGAGCCTCAGTGTTGCTACAGGAGACAACAGCGCACAGGCTGGATGTGGGAACGTGGAAGTGCCGAGGGCCATTCAGTCACTGCTTCCTCAGGAGAAAGCCAAACACTCAAGGTGGCCATAAAGACAGAGATATGCCTTCACATGCTCCGGTCTTTGAAAGCTCAGTTTCAGTCAGGGGAAAGGAAAATCCTGACTGTAAATCTGAAAAGAGCAACATGACCGTGCATATGGATAACATGAGCCTTGAAGAAAGGCTAGCTCATATACACTCCATGAAGGGAAAAACCTATAGTCTTCATACAGGGTTTGCAATTGCACGAAAGGATGCCTTAGAGATGATGGGGGTGTTTCACTACAGTGAGAACAAAAAATCCACATGTGATGTTCCAGAGGCGGCTGACACAGAAACATGTTCCCAACTGCTTTTTGCACAGGCCAAAGTACTGAGTGGAGCTTGCAGTAGAATGGCCACAGAGTACAGCAGCCCGGAGGAGCTGCTACTCACACTGACGCACAGCTTCCACTCACTCTGCTGCTTAATGCAAGCTTGCATGTCACTCATGGAAAGCCTAAACACTGAAAGCGAAAGGCAAGAGGTGGTAGCCAAAGTGGACGAGGTCATCGTGAACTACGCGTGTCTGTTAAAAGCAGCCGAGGTGGCTGCAGCAGGTTCCCCCAGTGACCAAACTGTGAATGCATTGACACATTACTCTGCTACCATGTCTGTCGTTGTAAACACACTGTCTCACTCACTTGAAACATTGCTCAACAGCAAACTGTTATTTTGA